The Phocoena sinus isolate mPhoSin1 chromosome 17, mPhoSin1.pri, whole genome shotgun sequence genome contains a region encoding:
- the RAB2A gene encoding ras-related protein Rab-2A isoform X5, whose amino-acid sequence MAYAYLFKYIIIGDTGVGKSCLLLQFTDKRFQPVHDLTIGVEFGARMITIDGKQIKLQIWDTAGQESFRSITRSYYRGAAGALLVYDITRRDTFNHLTTWLEDARQHSNSNMVIMLIGNKSDLESRREVKKEEGEAFAREHGLIFMETSAKTASNVEEDTTTEGNEVKVTQDLSVLSYTCTVSL is encoded by the exons GTGTTGGTAAATCATGCTTATTGCTACAGTTTACAGACAAGAGGTTTCAGCCAGTACATGATCTTACTATTG GTGTAGAGTTCGGTGCTCGAATGATAACCATTGATGGGAAACAGATAAAACTTCAGATTTGGGATACA GCAGGGCAAGAGTCCTTTCGTTCCATCACAAGGTCATATTACAGAGGTGCAGCAGGGGCTTTACTAGTGTATGATATTACAAG AAGAGACACATTCAACCACTTGACAACCTGGTTAGAAGATGCCCGCCAGCATTCCAATTCCAACATGGTCATTATGCTTATtggaaataaaag TGATTTAGAATCtagaagagaagtaaaaaaagaagaaggtgaAGCTTTTGCACGAGAACATGGACTTATCTTCATGGAAACTTCGGCTAAGACTGCTTCTAATGTAGAAGAG GACACCACCACTGAGGGAAACGAGGTGAAAGTCAcacaggatctctctgtattatcttaCACCTGCACGGTCAGTCTGTAA